The Thermosynechococcus sp. genome has a segment encoding these proteins:
- a CDS encoding heme A synthase produces MLGPFDVSPLTLGSAPSVRRQWIFRLVLLMTIFTLFLMAIGSATRVMDAGLACPDWPLCFGRLVPQMDLPIFLEWFHRLLATSLGLLAIAFAGLSVAWRQALPPWVPYAAAAALCLVILQGILGGLTVTELLRFEIVTAHLGTGLLFFCLLVAITVGLAPFRGRGSARWLRTCRTDRPAMGLWPECVGGLGGFAVGRSSVPLWRSPVWGAP; encoded by the coding sequence GTGCTGGGTCCCTTTGATGTCTCACCCTTGACCCTAGGCAGTGCTCCGAGTGTCCGTCGCCAGTGGATTTTTCGCCTCGTGTTGCTGATGACGATCTTTACCCTCTTTTTGATGGCGATAGGCAGTGCCACACGGGTGATGGATGCCGGTTTAGCCTGTCCCGACTGGCCCTTGTGCTTTGGCAGGCTGGTGCCGCAGATGGATTTGCCGATTTTCCTAGAGTGGTTTCACCGCCTGTTGGCCACCAGCTTAGGGCTGCTGGCGATCGCCTTTGCTGGCCTGAGCGTGGCTTGGCGGCAAGCCCTGCCTCCTTGGGTTCCCTACGCGGCGGCGGCGGCACTGTGCCTGGTGATTTTGCAGGGGATTTTGGGGGGGCTGACGGTCACGGAGTTGCTGCGCTTTGAAATTGTCACGGCTCACTTGGGCACAGGACTACTCTTCTTTTGCCTTTTGGTAGCCATCACCGTTGGCTTGGCTCCCTTTAGGGGTAGGGGTAGCGCCCGTTGGTTGCGGACTTGCAGGACCGATCGCCCTGCTATGGGTCTATGGCCAGAGTGTGTTGGGGGGCTTGGTGGCTTCGCAGTGGGCCGTTCATCAGTGCCTCTATGGCGATCGCCTGTGTGGGGTGCTCCGTAA
- a CDS encoding heme o synthase, producing MTFLARLSSSTGDLSTKLLDYVQLTKPRLILLFLITTAAAMEVAGQGRVAPQLLLITLVSGTCAAAAANTINCLYDRDIDAMMERTRHRPLPAGRVAPWEAVFLAVLLATTAFGLLAVFANLLSAGLAMAGIAVYVGVYTHWLKRSSPQNIVIGGAAGAIPPLVGWAAVTGELGWAAWVLFAIIFIWTPPHFWPLAMLIQEDYARVQVPMLPVVGGNRLTAEQIFRYTLALVPTSLLLVYPCGVVSWGYGLGAIALGSWFIYGAWQLTQAPEDRDRARRLFKFSILYMMLLCAAMVGDRLRLPPLCPPVSAALGGLWKCLS from the coding sequence ATGACATTTCTCGCTAGGCTTTCCTCCTCAACGGGGGATCTCTCGACAAAATTGCTGGACTATGTCCAGCTCACAAAACCGCGGTTAATCCTGCTCTTTTTGATTACCACTGCGGCAGCCATGGAGGTGGCCGGTCAAGGTCGGGTGGCTCCGCAATTGCTACTCATCACCCTTGTGAGCGGGACCTGTGCGGCGGCGGCAGCCAATACCATCAACTGTCTCTATGACCGTGATATTGATGCAATGATGGAGCGGACGCGCCATCGGCCTTTGCCGGCAGGGCGGGTGGCCCCTTGGGAAGCAGTGTTTCTGGCGGTACTGCTGGCAACCACGGCCTTCGGTCTTTTGGCAGTATTTGCCAATCTCCTGAGTGCTGGCCTGGCCATGGCCGGAATTGCGGTTTATGTGGGGGTCTATACCCACTGGCTGAAGCGGTCTTCGCCGCAAAATATCGTGATTGGCGGTGCGGCCGGGGCGATTCCCCCCTTGGTGGGTTGGGCAGCGGTGACGGGAGAACTGGGTTGGGCGGCCTGGGTCCTGTTTGCCATTATCTTTATCTGGACACCGCCCCATTTTTGGCCGCTGGCGATGTTAATTCAAGAGGACTATGCCCGTGTGCAGGTGCCCATGTTGCCGGTGGTGGGGGGCAATCGCCTGACGGCAGAGCAAATTTTCCGCTACACCTTGGCACTGGTGCCCACCAGCTTGCTGTTAGTTTATCCCTGTGGTGTGGTGAGTTGGGGCTATGGTCTGGGGGCGATCGCCCTTGGCAGTTGGTTTATTTACGGCGCGTGGCAGTTGACCCAAGCCCCAGAGGATCGCGACCGCGCCCGCCGTCTCTTTAAGTTTTCCATCCTGTATATGATGCTGCTGTGTGCTGCCATGGTGGGCGATCGCCTACGCCTGCCGCCCTTATGCCCGCCAGTCTCAGCTGCCCTTGGGGGCCTGTGGAAGTGCCTGAGCTAG
- a CDS encoding DUF2283 domain-containing protein, with protein sequence MKLKVDQQADALYLTLSDAPASRTDEVSPGVLLDYDDQDRVVGIEMLYLSKRVPDVDLRRLLFETVPQAG encoded by the coding sequence ATGAAGCTCAAAGTGGACCAACAAGCCGATGCGCTCTACCTGACCCTGAGCGATGCTCCTGCGAGCCGCACCGACGAAGTCTCGCCGGGTGTTCTCCTGGATTACGACGACCAGGATCGGGTGGTCGGCATCGAGATGCTGTACCTGTCCAAACGGGTGCCAGACGTTGATCTGCGACGGCTGCTGTTCGAAACAGTGCCCCAGGCAGGTTGA
- a CDS encoding DUF4258 domain-containing protein, producing MEYVLTEHARDALAKRRIQTAWLERTLSTPEVTEADQVDRDLEHRLARIPEFGNRVLRVIVNGKQTPPVIVTAFFDRRRTIP from the coding sequence ATGGAATACGTGCTCACAGAACACGCCCGGGACGCTCTGGCGAAGCGGCGTATCCAAACCGCATGGCTGGAACGCACACTGAGCACCCCGGAGGTGACCGAGGCCGACCAGGTGGACCGGGATCTGGAACACCGGCTGGCCCGGATTCCAGAGTTTGGCAATCGGGTGTTGCGCGTCATCGTCAATGGCAAGCAAACACCGCCCGTTATCGTAACCGCATTCTTTGATCGAAGGAGGACCATCCCATGA
- a CDS encoding four helix bundle protein produces MKSLQSYRELVAWQKSMLLVEKIYQLSSQLPKEETYGMRSQLTRAAVSIPANIAEGQARQSTGEFLQFLGIARGSLAELETLLILCGNLSLLPQENVKGALNACDEIGKLLTGLVKSLRR; encoded by the coding sequence ATGAAGTCGTTGCAAAGCTATCGGGAGCTCGTAGCCTGGCAGAAATCAATGCTCTTGGTGGAGAAGATTTATCAACTTTCATCGCAATTGCCCAAAGAAGAGACCTATGGGATGCGCTCTCAACTGACGCGGGCGGCGGTGTCAATCCCGGCAAACATCGCCGAGGGGCAGGCGCGTCAGAGCACGGGGGAATTTCTTCAATTTCTGGGCATCGCGCGGGGCTCCCTGGCCGAATTGGAGACGCTGCTGATTTTGTGCGGGAACTTGAGTCTCTTGCCCCAGGAGAACGTCAAGGGCGCATTGAACGCCTGCGACGAAATCGGGAAGTTGCTGACCGGGCTCGTGAAATCGCTGCGACGTTAA
- a CDS encoding type II CAAX endopeptidase family protein: MSFKRLVLAALSVVVAALMTVSLLGSYLQPQTQGQINLLQTNLSLQAREWQALGDSPARDRLLGDLQGAIQAYEKVLQTPPPQNQPLRLQLGLLYADAGQGDRALKTWQFLLQESQGTIHATAEVLIHLWSEPPQLLPEAEGLIKETLHGWFRDRALQRLYELQQRSDALRALASAEQKRAKAAFYRLALLGTTPLLGSVIGIGLWIIWIYQHLRRRSQNTPSSLPPVTWGWESLWEAMVIWFALFFAINLVLMPLVRALISKGLPLHSAIAQTLYALVSYSTLMVAGLGWLGYFLRPFGQRPWKWLRWQGGLGGALRWGVGGYLAALPLVLISSLISQALLKNQGGGNPLLEIILQSRDYPTFALLYVMVALMAPLFEEILFRGFFFRSVQSYLPLGTAMGLTGVLFAIAHLNLADLLPLTVLGTVLSYIYWRSQNIGAAMILHSIWNSGSFLGLLLLSGGTEAGF, from the coding sequence ATGTCTTTCAAGCGGTTGGTGCTTGCCGCCCTCAGTGTAGTCGTTGCTGCCCTCATGACAGTATCGTTGCTGGGGAGCTATTTGCAGCCCCAAACCCAAGGGCAAATCAACCTCCTTCAAACGAACTTGTCACTGCAAGCCCGGGAATGGCAGGCCCTAGGGGACAGTCCAGCCCGCGATCGCCTCCTCGGTGATCTGCAAGGGGCCATCCAAGCCTATGAAAAGGTGCTGCAGACCCCCCCACCGCAAAACCAACCGCTGCGTCTGCAATTGGGACTGCTCTATGCTGACGCTGGGCAGGGCGATCGCGCCCTGAAAACCTGGCAATTCCTGCTCCAAGAAAGTCAAGGGACAATCCACGCAACAGCAGAGGTCTTGATTCATCTGTGGTCAGAGCCACCGCAACTGCTCCCGGAAGCGGAAGGATTAATTAAAGAGACGCTCCACGGCTGGTTTCGCGATCGCGCCCTCCAACGCCTGTACGAACTGCAACAGCGCTCCGATGCCCTAAGGGCCCTGGCCAGTGCCGAACAAAAGCGCGCAAAAGCAGCCTTCTATCGCCTGGCCCTCCTTGGCACGACGCCATTGCTCGGGAGTGTGATTGGGATAGGGCTCTGGATTATCTGGATCTATCAACACCTGCGACGCCGCTCCCAAAATACCCCCTCCTCCCTACCCCCCGTGACCTGGGGCTGGGAAAGCCTCTGGGAAGCCATGGTGATCTGGTTTGCTCTGTTCTTTGCTATTAATTTGGTATTGATGCCCCTGGTGCGCGCCCTGATCAGTAAGGGGCTGCCGCTGCATTCCGCCATAGCGCAAACCCTGTATGCCTTAGTCAGCTACAGCACACTCATGGTCGCGGGGCTGGGTTGGCTCGGGTACTTCCTGCGTCCCTTTGGCCAGCGCCCTTGGAAGTGGCTGCGCTGGCAGGGCGGCTTAGGGGGTGCCCTGCGTTGGGGGGTCGGCGGTTATTTGGCGGCGCTGCCGTTAGTTCTCATCAGCTCACTGATCAGTCAGGCGCTGCTCAAAAATCAAGGGGGCGGTAATCCCCTGCTAGAGATTATTTTGCAAAGCCGTGACTATCCAACCTTTGCTCTGCTCTATGTCATGGTGGCACTGATGGCACCCCTCTTTGAGGAGATTCTCTTTCGGGGCTTTTTCTTTCGTTCTGTGCAATCCTATCTCCCCCTAGGCACAGCCATGGGCCTCACTGGGGTCTTGTTTGCGATTGCCCACCTCAACTTAGCCGACCTCTTGCCCCTGACGGTTTTGGGAACAGTGCTCAGCTACATCTACTGGCGATCGCAAAACATTGGTGCGGCAATGATTCTCCACAGCATCTGGAACAGTGGCTCCTTTTTAGGCTTGCTCCTATTGAGCGGGGGGACGGAAGCGGGGTTCTAA
- a CDS encoding SDR family oxidoreductase — protein sequence MTTVLITGATGGLGQAFAHAFADRQHDLILTGRSVDALAALKTRLNQKVSVLCIPQDLSEPGAACRLYGQIQSLGWAVDVLVNNAGFGDYGAFGDRDRHQLMAMLQVNITALVELTHLVLQEMRPRRQGTIINVSSIAAFQPLPYLAVYAATKAFVRHFSEALWAEVKPWGIRVLAVCPGPTATNFFERAAMTRNPALIAQQDRPEQVVAETLAALQTDGATIIPGQPANRFLALAGRLVPRQWLVQQLEPRFRPPAQ from the coding sequence ATGACAACGGTACTGATTACGGGGGCAACGGGGGGATTGGGTCAGGCCTTTGCCCACGCCTTTGCCGATCGCCAGCACGATTTGATCCTGACGGGGCGTTCTGTCGATGCCCTAGCGGCCCTCAAGACGCGCCTGAACCAAAAGGTATCGGTGCTGTGTATTCCCCAAGATCTGAGTGAGCCCGGTGCTGCCTGCCGCCTCTATGGGCAGATTCAATCCTTGGGATGGGCTGTGGATGTGCTGGTCAATAATGCTGGTTTTGGCGATTATGGGGCCTTTGGCGATCGCGATCGCCACCAATTGATGGCTATGCTCCAAGTAAACATCACAGCCCTGGTGGAACTCACCCATCTCGTGCTCCAGGAAATGCGCCCCCGCCGTCAAGGAACCATCATTAATGTCAGCTCCATTGCTGCTTTTCAGCCCCTTCCCTACCTTGCCGTCTATGCTGCCACTAAAGCCTTTGTCCGCCACTTTAGCGAAGCCCTCTGGGCAGAAGTCAAACCCTGGGGTATTCGGGTCTTGGCCGTCTGTCCCGGACCCACTGCCACCAACTTCTTTGAGCGCGCCGCTATGACCCGCAACCCTGCTCTCATTGCCCAGCAGGACAGGCCCGAACAGGTCGTTGCCGAAACCCTTGCTGCCTTGCAAACCGATGGGGCAACGATCATTCCCGGTCAGCCGGCCAATCGCTTCCTTGCCCTTGCCGGACGGTTAGTGCCCCGTCAGTGGTTGGTGCAGCAGTTAGAACCCCGCTTCCGTCCCCCCGCTCAATAG
- a CDS encoding BPTD_3080 family restriction endonuclease encodes MPRTTIDRLIINSPYEEPQRYWRYDRKTRLFDLVEGRRPAGYVVATPGSKSFDDPGIFVEIPLVNQIRPRVKAWREAGYPGVSSITKRLLEHWRDPERDQHFFFCQLEAIETLIWLTEAPAAERVGIEIIGDGGEFVRQCCKMATGTGKTVVMAMVIAWQILNKVTNPQDARFSKNVLVIAPGLTVKSRLAVLQPAAGGNYYEAFDIVPSALLDKLRQGKVLVRNWHALAWESEEQLKKRRSVDKRGPKSDEAYTREVLGDMANARNLLVINDEAHHAWRVNWEAEGKYLRQRDLKDSAEEATVWIGGLDRLHRSRGILKCYDFSATPFTPSGKKSSEDALFGWIVSDFGLNDAIESGLVKTPRVVVRDDAVPDAKTYKSRLYHIYNDPDVKDDLNRKAEPEEPLPDLVLNAYYLLGYDWREAWRAWRAAGLPTPPVMITVCNRTETAARVKHAFDTKRIHIDELCDPERILHIDSKVLAEAEAKEEVDSEQGIVDSEQWRVDSESEDGTGRLATIHKPLTTAEKAELLRQMVDTVGKVGQPGEKIQNVISVGMLSEGWDARTVTHIMGLRAFTSQLLCEQVVGRGLRRTSYEVNPETGLFEPEYVNIFGVPFTFLPHEGGEGGPPPPPTPKTEVKPDPAKAQFEICWPNVVRIEHVLTPTLTLDWSKVQPLELDAAQTAQVAELAPILEGKPNVTKVDRIELERLAREFRTQRIIFETARDVFDQMQAAWKGSREVLLAQLIRIVERFIRSDRIRITPPLFYQDELRRRLIITLNMSRVVQHVWEAVRQENTEQLTPVFDRDHPIRSTGEMRTWYTGKPCERTRKSHINVCVYDSTWEASDAFMLDNSEAVAAWVKNDHLGFEVLYIYRGVVRKYRPDFLVRLNSGDMLILETKGQNTEQDEVKRRALEKWCKAVNAHGGFGRWRAAVAKTPGEIRDTLIRQVNAVRAGG; translated from the coding sequence ATGCCCCGCACCACCATTGACCGCTTGATCATCAACTCGCCCTACGAGGAGCCACAGCGTTACTGGCGCTACGATCGCAAAACGCGGCTCTTTGATCTGGTGGAGGGTCGCCGCCCGGCGGGTTACGTGGTGGCGACGCCTGGCTCCAAATCCTTCGACGATCCCGGCATCTTCGTCGAGATTCCGCTGGTCAATCAGATCCGCCCGCGCGTCAAAGCCTGGCGCGAGGCGGGGTATCCGGGCGTCAGCAGCATCACCAAGCGCCTACTCGAGCACTGGCGCGATCCGGAGCGCGACCAGCATTTCTTTTTCTGCCAGTTGGAAGCCATCGAAACGCTCATCTGGCTTACCGAAGCGCCGGCCGCCGAGCGCGTGGGGATCGAGATCATCGGCGACGGCGGGGAGTTCGTCCGCCAGTGCTGCAAGATGGCCACCGGCACCGGCAAGACTGTTGTGATGGCGATGGTCATCGCCTGGCAGATTTTGAACAAGGTCACCAACCCACAGGATGCCCGCTTCTCGAAAAACGTGCTGGTGATCGCCCCTGGGCTGACAGTGAAAAGTCGGCTCGCGGTGCTGCAGCCGGCGGCGGGGGGGAACTATTACGAGGCGTTCGACATCGTCCCTTCCGCCTTGCTCGACAAGCTCCGTCAAGGCAAGGTGCTCGTGCGCAACTGGCACGCCCTGGCCTGGGAGAGCGAGGAGCAGCTCAAGAAACGCCGGAGCGTGGACAAGCGCGGCCCCAAGAGTGATGAAGCGTACACCCGCGAGGTGCTAGGCGACATGGCGAATGCCCGCAATCTCCTAGTCATCAACGACGAGGCCCACCACGCCTGGCGCGTCAACTGGGAGGCCGAGGGCAAGTACCTGCGCCAACGGGATCTCAAGGACAGCGCCGAGGAAGCCACCGTGTGGATTGGCGGCCTTGACCGGCTGCACCGCTCGCGGGGCATTCTGAAGTGCTATGACTTCTCCGCCACGCCCTTCACGCCCTCGGGCAAGAAGAGCAGCGAAGACGCCCTATTCGGCTGGATCGTCAGCGACTTCGGCTTGAACGACGCCATCGAATCGGGGCTGGTCAAGACCCCGCGCGTGGTGGTGCGCGACGATGCCGTGCCGGACGCCAAGACTTACAAATCGCGCCTCTACCACATCTACAACGACCCGGATGTGAAGGACGATCTCAATAGGAAAGCGGAGCCGGAAGAGCCGCTGCCCGACCTGGTCCTGAACGCCTATTACCTGCTGGGCTACGACTGGCGCGAGGCTTGGAGAGCATGGCGCGCGGCCGGGCTGCCCACCCCGCCGGTGATGATCACCGTCTGCAACCGCACCGAGACCGCAGCCCGCGTGAAGCACGCCTTCGATACGAAACGCATCCACATCGACGAACTATGCGATCCTGAGCGCATTCTGCACATTGACTCGAAGGTGCTGGCTGAGGCGGAGGCGAAAGAAGAAGTGGATAGTGAACAGGGAATAGTGGATAGTGAACAGTGGAGAGTGGATAGTGAGAGTGAGGATGGCACCGGGCGACTAGCCACTATTCACAAACCACTCACCACTGCCGAAAAGGCCGAACTGCTCCGGCAAATGGTAGATACCGTCGGCAAAGTTGGTCAGCCCGGCGAGAAGATTCAGAACGTCATCTCGGTCGGGATGCTCTCCGAAGGCTGGGATGCCAGGACGGTGACGCACATCATGGGCCTGCGCGCCTTCACCTCACAGCTTCTGTGTGAGCAGGTGGTGGGGCGTGGTTTGCGGCGCACGTCTTACGAAGTCAACCCGGAGACGGGACTGTTCGAGCCCGAGTATGTCAACATCTTTGGCGTGCCATTCACATTTTTGCCGCACGAAGGTGGAGAAGGCGGCCCACCTCCGCCGCCCACGCCCAAGACTGAAGTCAAACCGGACCCGGCCAAGGCACAGTTCGAGATCTGCTGGCCGAACGTGGTGCGCATCGAACACGTGCTTACGCCCACCCTGACCCTGGATTGGTCGAAGGTGCAGCCGTTGGAGCTGGATGCGGCGCAGACAGCGCAGGTCGCCGAACTGGCGCCGATTCTGGAAGGCAAGCCGAATGTGACCAAGGTGGACCGCATCGAACTGGAGCGCCTGGCCAGAGAATTCCGCACCCAGCGCATCATCTTCGAGACGGCGCGGGATGTCTTTGATCAAATGCAGGCCGCCTGGAAAGGCAGCCGAGAAGTGCTGCTGGCACAGTTGATTCGCATTGTCGAGCGATTCATCCGCTCCGACCGCATTCGCATCACCCCGCCGCTCTTCTATCAGGACGAACTGCGCCGGCGGCTGATCATTACGCTCAACATGTCGCGGGTCGTGCAGCATGTGTGGGAGGCGGTGCGGCAGGAGAACACCGAGCAGCTGACCCCGGTCTTTGACCGCGACCATCCCATTCGCTCCACGGGCGAGATGCGCACCTGGTATACGGGCAAGCCCTGCGAACGCACGCGCAAGTCGCACATCAACGTCTGCGTCTACGACAGCACCTGGGAAGCATCCGACGCGTTTATGCTAGACAACAGCGAAGCCGTTGCCGCCTGGGTCAAGAATGACCATCTCGGCTTTGAAGTGCTGTACATCTATCGCGGTGTGGTGCGGAAGTACCGGCCCGATTTTCTGGTACGGCTTAACAGTGGCGACATGCTCATTCTGGAAACGAAGGGGCAGAACACGGAGCAGGACGAAGTAAAGCGGCGCGCGCTTGAGAAGTGGTGCAAAGCCGTGAACGCGCACGGTGGGTTCGGCCGATGGCGGGCGGCAGTAGCCAAGACGCCCGGCGAGATTCGGGATACTTTAATTCGGCAGGTGAATGCTGTTCGAGCAGGAGGCTAG
- a CDS encoding inorganic diphosphatase, with protein sequence MDLSRIPAQPEPGVVNVLVEIAGGSRNKYEFDKKMNAFALDRVLYSAVVYPYDYGFIPNTLAEDGDPLDGLVMMDEPTFPGCVIAARPIGMLEMIDSGDRDEKILCVPVGDPRYVEVKSLKDIAPHRLEEIAEFFRTYKNLQKKVTEILGWQDVDAVQPLVEKCVKAYKG encoded by the coding sequence ATTGACCTAAGCCGCATTCCTGCCCAACCGGAACCGGGCGTTGTCAATGTTTTGGTAGAGATTGCTGGCGGCAGCCGCAATAAATATGAGTTTGATAAGAAGATGAATGCCTTTGCCCTTGATCGCGTCCTCTATTCGGCGGTGGTCTATCCCTATGACTATGGCTTTATTCCCAATACTTTGGCCGAGGATGGCGATCCCCTCGACGGGCTGGTGATGATGGATGAGCCAACGTTTCCAGGGTGTGTGATTGCTGCCCGTCCCATTGGCATGCTAGAGATGATTGACAGTGGCGATCGCGACGAGAAAATTCTCTGTGTGCCTGTTGGTGATCCCCGCTACGTTGAGGTGAAATCCCTCAAGGACATTGCCCCCCACCGTCTCGAAGAAATTGCCGAGTTCTTCCGCACCTACAAGAATCTGCAAAAGAAAGTCACTGAAATTCTTGGCTGGCAGGATGTGGATGCGGTGCAGCCCCTCGTGGAAAAATGCGTCAAAGCTTACAAGGGCTAG
- a CDS encoding alpha/beta fold hydrolase has translation MTSTLSATAAFPTADWTWRGHRIRYSVNGSGAPVVLVHGFGASIGHWRKNIPALTAAGYRVYALDLLGFGASAKPDLTYSLDLWAELLADFWQAHIGEPVVWVGNSIGGLLCLMMAARYGHTCRGVSVLNCAGGLNHRPNELNWTQSLFTAIFRALVASPIIGHLIFHQIRQPERIRKTLTQVYANPAAITDELVELLHRPAMDAGAKEVFARVISAPPGPKIVDLLPHIQVPILVLWGEVDPWTPVSGTKHFEAHQDRLPIRIERLPNTGHCPHDDRPELVNPILIEWLQRLPQVLAQALPQAPKGS, from the coding sequence ATGACCTCGACGCTCTCCGCCACAGCAGCTTTTCCCACCGCAGACTGGACTTGGCGCGGCCATCGCATTCGCTACAGCGTCAATGGCAGTGGTGCCCCAGTGGTCTTGGTTCATGGGTTTGGTGCCTCCATTGGTCACTGGCGCAAAAATATCCCCGCCCTCACTGCCGCAGGCTACCGTGTCTATGCCCTTGATTTACTGGGCTTTGGTGCATCGGCAAAGCCAGATTTAACCTACAGCTTGGATCTGTGGGCAGAGCTACTGGCGGATTTTTGGCAAGCCCATATTGGGGAACCGGTGGTTTGGGTAGGCAACTCCATTGGGGGTCTGTTGTGTTTAATGATGGCCGCGCGCTATGGCCACACCTGTCGTGGGGTCAGTGTTCTCAACTGTGCCGGCGGACTCAACCACCGTCCCAATGAACTTAACTGGACCCAGAGTCTGTTTACAGCAATTTTTCGGGCGTTGGTGGCCTCCCCGATCATTGGTCATCTCATTTTCCATCAGATTCGACAGCCAGAGCGCATCCGCAAAACCCTGACCCAAGTCTATGCCAATCCCGCAGCCATCACCGATGAATTGGTGGAGCTGTTGCACCGGCCGGCCATGGATGCCGGTGCTAAAGAGGTCTTTGCCCGCGTTATTTCGGCACCCCCTGGCCCCAAAATTGTTGATTTGCTCCCCCACATTCAAGTGCCCATTCTAGTGCTGTGGGGGGAAGTGGATCCTTGGACTCCCGTGTCGGGGACAAAGCACTTTGAGGCCCACCAAGACCGCTTACCCATCCGCATTGAGCGGTTGCCCAATACTGGCCACTGCCCCCATGACGATCGCCCCGAGCTGGTCAACCCGATTTTAATTGAGTGGCTGCAACGGTTGCCTCAAGTCCTAGCTCAGGCACTTCCACAGGCCCCCAAGGGCAGCTGA
- the csaB gene encoding polysaccharide pyruvyl transferase CsaB produces MSQVFLCGYYGYGNTGDEALLATLLEQLPPHVSPVVLSGNPRATANRYGVATCDRRQWQTVLRTLQRSHAFIWGGGSLIQDVTSWRSPLYYLGLMTLAQRFGCRTIAWAQGIGPLRSPLYRWWMRELLRRCVAVTVRDSGSAALLRQWGIPHQQGADPVWLMSARPGLLPKERAPIAVCLRPHRHLTSDRWQRLKMALRRWQEEAGVSLLLLPFQRQQDLPLAEDLYGALLPDQTQLISCEDPREMKGILAATAGAIAMRLHALIMAASVGCPCFALSYDPKVRYLMADTGMAGVELAALPA; encoded by the coding sequence ATGAGTCAAGTCTTTCTCTGTGGTTACTACGGCTATGGGAATACCGGCGATGAGGCGCTGTTGGCAACGCTCCTCGAACAGTTGCCCCCCCACGTTTCACCGGTCGTCCTCAGCGGCAATCCTAGGGCCACGGCAAACCGCTATGGTGTTGCCACCTGCGATCGCCGGCAGTGGCAAACAGTGCTGCGTACTCTGCAACGGAGCCACGCCTTTATTTGGGGTGGCGGCAGTCTAATTCAGGATGTGACAAGTTGGCGCAGTCCTCTCTATTACCTTGGCTTGATGACCCTAGCGCAGCGGTTTGGCTGTCGCACAATTGCTTGGGCACAGGGGATTGGACCGCTGCGATCGCCCCTCTATCGCTGGTGGATGCGGGAACTGCTCCGCCGTTGTGTGGCCGTTACGGTGCGAGATTCCGGGTCGGCGGCCCTCCTGCGGCAGTGGGGTATTCCCCATCAACAGGGAGCCGATCCCGTATGGCTGATGTCGGCGCGGCCTGGGTTGCTCCCCAAGGAGAGGGCGCCCATTGCGGTGTGTTTGCGTCCCCATCGGCACCTCACCAGCGATCGCTGGCAGCGTCTGAAAATGGCCTTGCGGCGGTGGCAGGAAGAGGCGGGGGTGTCGCTTTTGCTGTTGCCCTTTCAGCGCCAACAGGATTTGCCCTTGGCTGAGGATCTCTATGGGGCACTGCTGCCCGATCAGACCCAACTGATCTCCTGTGAGGATCCCCGCGAGATGAAGGGAATTTTGGCGGCAACGGCGGGGGCGATCGCCATGCGCCTCCATGCGCTAATTATGGCCGCCAGTGTGGGCTGTCCCTGTTTTGCCCTCAGCTACGACCCCAAGGTCCGCTACCTCATGGCCGATACGGGTATGGCTGGGGTTGAGCTGGCAGCCTTGCCCGCCTGA
- a CDS encoding sirohydrochlorin chelatase, protein MMAYFLISHGSPAPEPPQAMACLCQQLAPLGILSWGTLEGAPLPAQIRQFSQQAQSQGAEGMVILPLFLLPGNHVVVDLPLAIAAAESVLPIQLLPFLGAQPLFQAWLKRAIADEVAHILLGHGSRRPEVLPWFEELCQTCGVHPALLTQTGSLDHAIETRLAQGYTSSKIYGYFLFGGKTLDQVHSQLTLLQLRYPHHAVSLVPAIQPTSSFINVLHRILQAAPRVEPVV, encoded by the coding sequence ATGATGGCTTACTTTCTCATTAGCCACGGCAGTCCTGCCCCCGAGCCGCCGCAGGCGATGGCATGCCTGTGCCAGCAACTCGCCCCCCTTGGCATCCTCAGTTGGGGAACCCTGGAAGGGGCACCCCTGCCTGCGCAGATTCGCCAGTTCAGTCAGCAGGCCCAATCACAGGGGGCGGAGGGGATGGTGATCCTACCCCTCTTTCTATTGCCGGGCAACCATGTGGTCGTGGATCTACCCCTAGCGATCGCAGCAGCCGAGTCGGTGCTTCCCATTCAATTACTCCCCTTCTTGGGGGCACAGCCGCTCTTTCAAGCCTGGTTAAAACGGGCGATCGCCGATGAAGTTGCCCATATTCTCCTTGGCCATGGCAGCCGTCGGCCTGAAGTCCTCCCTTGGTTTGAGGAACTCTGTCAGACCTGTGGTGTGCATCCAGCCCTGCTGACCCAAACGGGAAGTTTAGACCATGCCATTGAGACGCGGCTGGCGCAGGGGTATACCAGTAGCAAAATTTATGGCTACTTTCTTTTTGGTGGCAAAACCCTTGATCAGGTGCACAGCCAACTCACCCTGCTGCAGCTCAGGTATCCCCACCACGCCGTTTCCTTGGTGCCGGCCATTCAACCCACCTCCTCCTTCATCAACGTTCTGCACCGGATTCTTCAGGCAGCGCCGCGCGTGGAGCCTGTTGTATGA